TTATATAAGTATCATTGCCAGATCCAACATTAGGCCAAACAAATCTGCTTGTTTTCTGGAACTTTGCTTTTAGGCACCAACTAAAaacaatttttgacaaaaaatgaggtcctcattagattacatgtacataaacccAAAAGTGATCTTTTACATCATAACACTTGAAAGACCCTCTAGCAACATTAAGTTTCAAGATCATGTATCTTGTGacataaaaacaacatgttatAAGTTTTATCATATTATTTAACTTCCTGGACATTTGACAATGAAACAAGGTGCCTAGAGAAAATTTAATAAAGCAGAAGTTTGCAAGAAAGAAAGGTACATTCTAATCTGAAAACAAATCTGTGCACCAACATATGAACCTAGTTCTCAAGCACTTTTCATGTTGTTCTATATATTCACTTTGCATCAAACCAACAACACCGTATCAACCTAATCACACACCATTGCctctttttgggggggggggggaactggaactgggggggggggggaatttgTATAGGCAAACATCATACCTTCTatgtataagtacatgtactggttATACTGGCaataaataaattgataaatacatttttataaCATCTGGGCAACTGCTTGCATAAGTCTATAGCAGTTTCAAGCCTAAATGGAACAAAATCAGaaattttatttcttcattGCTAAACATGATTATTAACCTTATCAGTTCCCTCATTGAAATCAAATCTACTTATTGTTGTATTGATATTATGCACATATCCAAAGTGCAATTTTAAACTATAAGGTCTAGAGAGGATGCTCCTATTCAGTTGACTTTCATATATTGAAGCAAATTTCACTGGAATATTGAGctaacatatacattgtacatatgttGCATTGTAGACATTGTCTCACAAAACAATGTACATACTAGAGTGTCTAAGTTGTATGACCAGTGAAAAATTGCATGTAAATTAAACTGATCAACTTCAAAACCTTTTCCTCACATTTAGTGTAATGCAATGACATTTGAATGTACAACATGTGCAAAACCTCAATATCATAATCATTGGTTTGCAATGATGGCCAGAATTCAAGTAAGATTTTGTCCATTCTATGACCTATGATGTAAGCATCTGTACTGAAGTGCAAAGCATCTATACCATGAAAAGTAGTGTGTAACAAAGTCCAAATCAGTATGAAACTTAACATGAATTGGTGCTTCACTTAATGGTTTAGATTTGAGCTGGTTGAGCTGATCATTGAGTTCCAGTATCAGATCCCACCAATATGTTAAATATATAAGTAATAGGTAAAAATTCTAAATGTCAGATCTTGGCAGCATTtcttgtctgtatctgtattctACATTGTACTACTACTTCTTGCATGGTTTGAGTCGCTAGCTTGAGGTAAGTCACTTTTGAAACTCACATATACATGATATACATTTGACTGAAAGCTAACTGGtttttagatacatgtagtcacTTTGCAAAGTATTTGGAGTAGTTCTAGACGTTTGCCCAGCTGTTAATGACTGTTATATTGATTGTTGCAAAAAATTAAGTAAACTCCTTATGATCctattacattgtatgtaacagaCTATTGAATGCTTGGCAAAAGGGGATCacttagaaaaaaacattgatgAAATGAAACTGGTAAGAGACCAATCCATTTCAAaacaaagtacatttgtacaatgtgtgtttttctgaaTCATGCAAGTACTTactcagacatacatgtatagtatttcATACTCTTCTTGTACAAAGTCTCAACACTTTAAATAGGGATAAactaaatgttttataacatatGATATTTCTCTGTGCTATGATAACAATCTATCCACTACTGCTCGTGCCTGGACTGAGATTCTGGTTTTCCTGAGCTTCAGACACATCCTGAGAGTCCAGGTCACTGTTGTCACTgtccaggtcagaggtcatgtcTTCTGACCCTTCTCCTATTCTTCTCCTGATGACCTCCAGTCTTTCTAGGAGTTGGGAGTACTGGAACATTCCTCTCTTCTCTCCAAAAGGATCCTGTAAGAAAAGAACAACCGATTATTTCTGAAAATAATCAGATTGCGAGGTCATAGGATATTATTATAGTGGAGCCACCTACACTGGCTACACTcagcagcgagaagcagaactccggTTAGAAACTCTGAGAAAGATGTCTGACACAGGcatcgaaatgtcagcaggtgagatcaactggttgtgtaaagaaAACTCTAAAATCCTACAATGGATTATCCTACATTTTTTGCTGagtctttattttgcaaaaaaagaagaacggAGGCTTTCAATGTGTTCAAAATTTGTGGTCAAATCAAAGTTATTCTACAGAAGTAATGCATCTGTCGATGATTTGATAAATGCAAATTTTGAGGGCAGATTTCAccgaaaaaaaacatgaaagaaaagGAACGCAAAAATTTCAGGTTTTCCATTACCTGCATGTTGGAGCCATCCAGATGAAGTCTGTCCCTACAGGTGGATGTGTAGTAGTCGTAAAACTCTGGGAATGACTTCTCCATCACACCTCTGGAAAACATCATCAAAATTAAGCCTTCAAATTGTAACCTACATTTTATAGGGTCATTGATTCACCTCAAAGAATCTTTAATAGGAAAATGTTACTACTACcaactgtcagtcagtctatgcagactatgacactacaTATTAGAAGTACAATGACAACATAGACTATAATACAAAAGGTGTgcaaattgaatacaaaatacataagcTTCATGATGCAACTTAAACAGGAAATTAAAAGCTGTGAATGGTTTCATCAGATTGGCAAGTCACTGAATACATGTCATGTAAAAGCACTTTGTTCACAGCCATCATTTGTCAAGTTACCATACAGCATTAGTCCTTGGATTCATATATGTGAATATTGTGATGAATTCTGTATAAACACAACGCTATGATTATTGAATTTGAGCCTGACCTGAGCTGATCGGGGAGATGACAGCATCGTCCCTCTGTCATCCCACACACGGCGACTCTGATGGTTTCATGTCTGATGCACTCGTTGTACCTCTGGGCATCACCCACATTTCTCTCCTGTAAGTATCAAACAAGTTAGAGTTCCAAGACCTCATACCTCTGTTAAAGATCTAGAGTTTTGTTCCAAGACAGAAGAATGGGTCATTGAGACAGTCCTTGTTTGTACTGACCTGTTCAAAGCCAGGTTCATTGTGGTAAGGTTTCTCGTTCATCAGAGACTGGATGGAGATGAGAACACTGGAAAGAGACTGGGCAGGGCTCCAGGCTGGGCCAgtccatgtgctgaaaataaCAAACAATTTTGGCATCCTGGATTAGATAGGCTGGTAAAACACTGGCATGCCAACCCGGGGTTTTTGGTTCTATATTCTGAATCTTTCTTTATCTTGTTGTTGAGATTTTTTGTTTGGTTTCTTTATACTGTCCTCACTTTTCCCTGAGTGATAGCCTATCACTTTGTAACATCAAACATCAGCAGCCATGAAAATtcaaacatcttacagacactcAAGTCAGTCAGTATCTTATTACTATTAATTGCCTTTCTATCATTGGATGAATTGCTAATCATTATAAACAGTCAGGACTGGTCTACTGCAAACAACAACAGATTCAACAACGAGACACCTCACCCTAGAATACTGAGACAGACTTTCCCGTTCTTGTAGAGGTTGGGGTTGAAGCGTACTTGCTCCCCGTCTGTTGTCATCAGCTTGACCCTGGGGGGTCGGATGGGGTAGTCTGGCGGAAACCGAATGAGGAAATGGAAGAAACCACCCTCATAGGGGGTGTCAAAGGGGCCAGTGATCAGTGCATGGATCTGCAAGGCAAAAGTTGTAGCAATTAATTATAGTGATAAAGAATAATAAGTCGTCTGTATCTTCTAACTATCAAGCACCAATGAAAACTTGGGTCTGTAACACTAACAGAAAAGATAAAtatgaaactagaaaggccgacatttgcttgggagcaaatacagcatattgcaatccatcttcatcctggaaaaaaaaatcccaaaattcaacaatttgaagtgatgtttgctcaaagggaaaatgaagtactgtgggcacttgtcctacacaccttcatgccgaatttaaggtcatttggtttacatacaagggcataggagcgaaaaatatacattttttagtcaaaaatggctaaaaatcccaaaataactcatttcataAGTTCTCTATGaagaaagcgttgatggggtcctgttgtcatatgtccaattttcctttgtaccaaatttcaggtcatttggtttacatacaagggtataggagccaaaaatatacattttttgtcaaaaatggccaaaacccccaaaataactcattttcgAAGTGATCTATGGAAAAAGTGTTGATGGAGccctgtgctcatatatccaatgcacctatataccaaatttaaggtcatttagccttcatacaagggcataggagccaaaaatagacatttttagtcaaaaatggccaaaaaaccccaaataaataatttttgaagtggtcaATGAAGAATGTGTTGATAggttcctgtgctcatatgtccaatgcacctctgtaccaaatttcaggtcatttggtttacatacaagggtataggagccaaaaatatacattttttgtcaaaaatggccaaaacccccaaaataactcattttttaagtgatctatgaaaaaagtgttgattgagccctgtgctcatatatccaatgcacctatataccaaatttcaggtcatttagccatcatacaagggcataggagccaaaaatagacatttttagtcaaaaatggccaaaaaaccccaaataaataatttttgaagtggtcgatgaagaaagtgttgataggttcctgtgctcatatgtccaatgcacctctgtaccaaatttcaggtcataaGGGTTTactaccagggcacaggggcccaaaatatatatattttgtctaaaaatgaccaaaaaccctaaatatcaaaatttctaaggcctctatcaaaaaagtgaaaaaaacacctgggggtatttgctatccctacctccatgccaaatttcagctcatttgccCCAAaagtgaaaaagttgaatcgacttgaagattttgacaggaggagaagaaacgaaggaaaaacaatatattgcaatcccatactatgtatggattgcaatataactagaaaggccgacatttgcttaggagcaaatacagcatattgcaatccatcttcatccttgaaaaaatcccaaaattcaacaatttgaaataatgtttgctcaaagggaaaatgaagtactgtgggcacttgtcctacacaccttcatgccgaattttaggtcatttggtttcaatataagggcataggagccaaaaatatacatgtacattttttagttaaaaatcgcttaaaatcccaaaataacccaaattataagtgctctatgaagaaagtgttaatggagtcctgttgtcatatgtccaatttacctttgtaccaaattttaggtcatttggtttacatacaaaggcctagaagccaaaaatatacatttttagtcaaagaTGACTGAAAAACCCAAAAttactaatttttgaagtgatctatgaagaaagtgtcaatggggtcctgtgagaatatgttcaatgcacctctgtaccaaatttcaggtcatttggtttctatacaagggcataggagcaaaaaatatacatttttagtcaaaaatggccaaaaagcctaaaataactcatttttggagtaaacaatgaataaagcattgatggagttctgtggtcatatgtcaaacgcaactatgtaccaaatttcatgtcatttggtttcaatacaagggcataggagccaaaaatagacatttttagtcaaaaatggccaaaaaccctaaaataactcattttttaagcgatctatgaagaaagtgttgatggttttctgtgctcatatgtttaatgcacctctgtaccaaatttcaggtcattagcttgtaataccagggcacaggggcccaaaatatacatattttatctaaaaatgaccaaaaaccctaaatatcatattattaaattctaaggcctctatcaagaaaatgaaaaaaacgcctgggggtatttgctacttctaccaccctgccaaatttcagctcatttggcccaaaaatgaaaaagttgaatccatttgaagatttgacaggaggagaacgaaaggaaaaactagaaaggccgacatttgcttgggagcaaatacagcatattgcaatccatcttcatcctggaaaaaaaaatcccaaaattcaacaatttgaagtgatgtttgctcaaagggaaaatgaagtactgtgggcacttgtcctacacaccttcatgccgaatttaaggtcatttggtttacatacaagggcataggagcgaaaaatatacattttttagtcaaaaatggctaaaaatcccaaaataactcatttcataAGTTCTCTATGaagaaagcgttgatggggtcctgttgtcatatgtccaattttcctttgtaccaaatttcaggtcatttggtttacatacaagggtataggagccaaaaatatacattttttgtcaaaaatggccaaaacccccaaaataactcattttcgAAGTGATCTATGGAAAAAGTGTTGATGGAGccctgtgctcatatatccaatgcacctatataccaaatttaaggtcatttagccttcatacaagggcataggagccaaaaatagacatttttagtcaaaaatggccaaaaaaccccaaataaataatttttgaagtggtcaATGAAGAATGTGTTGATAggttcctgtgctcatatgtccaatgcacctctgtaccaaatttcaggtcatttggtttacatacaagggtataggagccaaaaatatacattttttgtcaaaaatggccaaaacccccaaaataactcattttttaagtgatctatgaaaaaagtgttgattgagccctgtgctcatatatccaatgcacctatataccaaatttcaggtcatttagccatcatacaagggcataggagccaaaaatagacatttttagtcaaaaatggccaaaaaaccccaaataaataatttttgaagtggtcgatgaagaaagtgttgataggttcctgtgctcatatgtccaatgcacctctgtaccaaatttcaggtcataaGGGTTTactaccagggcacaggggcccaaaatatatatattttgtctaaaaatgaccaaaaaccctaaatatcaaaatttctaaggcctctatcaaaaaagtgaaaaaaacacctgggggtatttgctatccctacctccatgccaaatttcagctcatttgccCCAAaagtgaaaaagttgaatcgacttgaagattttgacaggaggagaagaaacgaaggaaaaacaatatattgcaatcccatactatgtatggattgcaatataacaatatattgcaatcccatactatgtatggattgcaatataacaatatattgcaatcccatactatgtatggattgcaatataacaatatattgcaatcccatactatgtatggattgcaatataactgtAAAGGAAGATTCAAACAACTTACTGAACATTGTCTTTTTGAGACCAATACATTGCAGCACAGTAAATGTGAACAAGTTAGTCTTTGAACTTTAAATATTAGTTCCTTGATTTGTTATATCAAACGAAAATTGTAATACAAGTCAATGCTAGCAGTGTGAAACTcctaagctacatgtatatgtgtaataTACTTTCTTGACTCATGGGCAAACAAAAGTGCAAATTTAGTCATGATGCTATGATTTGGTAGTATTAGTGTCCCAAATAATAAATTCCATACAACCTCATACTGGGTATACTTTTTGGCCATGTTGCATGTCAAATTCTTGCTGTGTCATGGAATGGACAAATGCCCCAAATTAACTCATTGTCATATCCTGATAGAAAAGAAGTTACCAAATTTGATTACCTTTGTGACATCTTCTGAGTCAGGTACAACAAACATCCCTGGTGGAGGTTCCTTGTAGATACTCATGATGTCCCTGGAGGTGGAATATTAAAGGACATTATGAAGTCATTATGTAAGCTAACTCATAGCTTATCTAGTGTAGCAAAGCCTAGGTTTGACAAGTTGTTCAGTGTTATACTCGTGCAACCAGCTGATGTCGCACCGCATGCATGCAAAGCAAGtttgtctctgatgtgccttactgttttaatttttttgttacatatgatttactatccatactttgtaaatttcagtttcattaattttcgatttcacatgatttgatatatgatttgacctctgacctccactccatctcttgacatattgattttgaccttggaacgttttcgacatgagtatggacactgattatgttttgacgcaccggttttatgttttctgtactgtatgttgtccctggatgttcaaagtttgactgattgtaaccacgtttttttgtcctgtatttattattttacatgtatgtttgatgggcccccttggaaatcaactatgcactgttgtaggggctacccatctgttttcaagatgaaataaataaataaaaaagctaGTGTGGTACATCGAACGGTCGTTACATCAGTTATCATGGTTTGCTTTGCATGAAATTTGGGGAAAGGTTAGATTCACATTACTTGTTCCCTCATTTGCATTTTAATAGCAAGACAGAAAGAGGAGGGCAGACCATTGAGCCTCTGGCTAGGATAGGAGGAAAGCAATAACTTGAATATGGTTGATAATATAGTCTTAATAATGGTAAGAAAAAAAGAGGTGATGACATTATGTGCAAGCTTACACAAAAGAGCAATGTCATAATGACCAAAATTCATGCCTATTGTCAATAAACGTAATACAGGCATAAATATTCAGTATGTTATCCTAGTCTGTCTAAGATGTTTTTCTATCTAAGGATATTGAAACCATGCATAACATAATAGTATTTGAGGACTGGTGCAGAGATTTAGCATAAATCatccacccaacatctgcttggaaatgagTTTTGACTCGCCTTTTTATTCTGAGGATACACTGTTGTGTGGGTCTCTCTTTCTCCCAGTCTTTGCTGAAGCACGGATCCCAGTGGTTACCGCTAGCTGGAGAAGAGAAGACTTCGGCGACCGAAGACGTCTCCGTTTCTGAAGACGACATCTCTCTGTgtgaaatattttgtcttttattgttaTTTCACGAAACTCCGCAGTGCCACTTCCGTATCCTGACCTCCTGAAGAGGGTCACTGCGCATGACAACTAAAACCTATCATGTTTCATATCGGAATTTTGGTCATtcttatgattttaaaaacattataaaCGGTGTATTTCACGTATTTTGCAAGGAATATAATATAGTagtatttttattttctatttgacCTCGTAACCTTTATTTTCCCGAAATTGGACGACAACAACACTGAAAATAGGGATAACTATGTTAGATTCAATTTTATTTGAAGGTATAAATACtatttttccacattttatCAATTTGAGACATGAAATATTATATATCATCACttaaatgaatatttttttatacGTTTGTAGACTAAACATCAAATCACTCTTATCATTATTTCACATCAGTCTCCTTTTTAAGTGAATGGTATAAGCCAGCAGTATTTAGCCACTTTACAATTTCACACTTTGTCTACAACCACAGTACTAGCTATCTGGAAGAAAAGTCCCTTACAAGTATCTAGTATGATCTTGTATAAAATTCTGATACAAAACCATCACACAACTTTAAAAATTTGCTTCGGAATCATTTTTGCTATGGCGGATGTGTAATAAGGAGTCGATAAACCGGTGAAACAACGTTGGACCGACGTTTCGCGGGTGTGGAAACTACGTCATATGTTATTTTAATCAACCAATGAACAGTTTGAAAATTGATCATGTGATCCGAATCAACCAATCACCAATAAGCAAACGATGACCGTCGCCATCTTGCCTAGAAACGTCGCAGTGTCGTTTGAAAGAGAAAAGTGTGGGTCTTTCCTGTGCGGTTTATCTGTGATTTTCTGGACATTCTGGTAGGTTTTTGCTGGTTAATGCCCTGAAAGTAAATTCCATATTCTGTTCTGGACCTTTTGAATGCATGTTGGTTCATTCTGAATCCTAAAATTGTCCAAATTTGACCGAAAAATCTAGGATTGTTTGGCTTCTGTTTGGCACAAATTTTTCAGGGTCTTTGTCTGACTAACCGCCATCCCTAGACCCACTGAATTCCTTCTCTTGTTTTCTGTGTCTGTCCGTCACAATGGCTGATTTATTCGACGACCATTTTCTACCCTTGCTAGACAGCCTGGATTCCTTCGACTCTTTCGGCCTCGGGCTGGAGGGAGAGCAGCAGAACTTCGGCACGTCGCCGTCTCACGAGTCGGACCGTAGCATGGCAAGTCCCGCCAGTAGCACCGAGGACTACGCCAGTGACGCCGCTGACCAGCTCTTTGCCGAGCTACAGTCATCAGACTTTAACTTCGACAACTTGCATCTCACCAAGACGGAGCAGGACGAGGAAGAAACGATCCGCGGTCTCTTCGAAGGTGAGAAAACGAGAGTCGAAAACGACTTCAATCTCAACAACACAAGTCAAGACGACGAGGTTCACAGTCCCTTGGGAGGTGAGGAAAAGAGGGTAGAAAACGTGGGCATGTCTCAGAGCGGGGCACTGAAGAAAGTCGCGGGAAAGCCCATGATTCTCAAAGTGCAGTTGCCAGTGCTACCACCAGAGACCATCAGGCAGCTCACAAAACGGGCAACACCAGCGCCAACACCACAGGCTCCACCCAAGGCACAACAGGAATCAGAGGAAGTGCGAAAGAGAAACGCAGAGGCAGCTCGTCAAAACAGACTGAGGAAGAAGCACTACCTGCAAGACCTCGAAGGGAAAGTCGACAAGC
Above is a genomic segment from Branchiostoma floridae strain S238N-H82 chromosome 16, Bfl_VNyyK, whole genome shotgun sequence containing:
- the LOC118403289 gene encoding ubiquitin-conjugating enzyme E2 Z-like, which produces MSSSETETSSVAEVFSSPASGNHWDPCFSKDWEKERPTQQCILRIKRDIMSIYKEPPPGMFVVPDSEDVTKIHALITGPFDTPYEGGFFHFLIRFPPDYPIRPPRVKLMTTDGEQVRFNPNLYKNGKVCLSILGTWTGPAWSPAQSLSSVLISIQSLMNEKPYHNEPGFEQERNVGDAQRYNECIRHETIRVAVCGMTEGRCCHLPDQLRGVMEKSFPEFYDYYTSTCRDRLHLDGSNMQDPFGEKRGMFQYSQLLERLEVIRRRIGEGSEDMTSDLDSDNSDLDSQDVSEAQENQNLSPGTSSSG
- the LOC118403236 gene encoding uncharacterized protein LOC118403236 isoform X1; amino-acid sequence: MTVAILPRNVAVSFEREKCGSFLCGLSVIFWTFCLDSFDSFGLGLEGEQQNFGTSPSHESDRSMASPASSTEDYASDAADQLFAELQSSDFNFDNLHLTKTEQDEEETIRGLFEGEKTRVENDFNLNNTSQDDEVHSPLGGEEKRVENVGMSQSGALKKVAGKPMILKVQLPVLPPETIRQLTKRATPAPTPQAPPKAQQESEEVRKRNAEAARQNRLRKKHYLQDLEGKVDKLEKENTSLKKENSKMQTVISSMEEELEYLKSVLANQSTLSNLLKNIDTMEGVSLTTSFPSNRKRKAGEKDHDYSKGKKKRHTENSGGVCLHVNKDQVSLEFCSKCAHMAVGGERQ
- the LOC118403236 gene encoding probable basic-leucine zipper transcription factor D isoform X2, which codes for MASPASSTEDYASDAADQLFAELQSSDFNFDNLHLTKTEQDEEETIRGLFEGEKTRVENDFNLNNTSQDDEVHSPLGGEEKRVENVGMSQSGALKKVAGKPMILKVQLPVLPPETIRQLTKRATPAPTPQAPPKAQQESEEVRKRNAEAARQNRLRKKHYLQDLEGKVDKLEKENTSLKKENSKMQTVISSMEEELEYLKSVLANQSTLSNLLKNIDTMEGVSLTTSFPSNRKRKAGEKDHDYSKGKKKRHTENSGGVCLHVNKDQVSLEFCSKCAHMAVGGERQ